The Kineothrix sp. MB12-C1 genome includes a window with the following:
- a CDS encoding DegT/DnrJ/EryC1/StrS family aminotransferase has translation MLKRIDLTRDYQKHKKEYLEAIEAVCEETAFSGGKYADRFDGEFAAYCNVPYAAGVNNGTSALHCAMVALGIGAGDEVIVPANTFIATAWGVTYTGATPIFVDCTCDTWEIDPDKIEEKITERTKAILGVHLYGQPFDFDKVKEIADKYQLFVVEDCAQAHGAEYKGKLVGSLGEMGCFSFYPGKNLYAFGEGGSVTCSKKEYFDTITTMKNQGSQVRYYHNMVGYNYRLEGIQGAVLSVSLKYLPFWTEQRREIGARYLSEITNSLITMQAHPEDTHPVFHLFVITVDEPDDFIAYMEKKEIECNKHYPVPCHLQKAYENLGYQEGDCPNAEYLASHCVTLPLFPEMAEEEVDMVIGACNDYPG, from the coding sequence ATGCTAAAGCGAATTGATTTGACACGAGACTATCAGAAGCATAAAAAGGAATATTTAGAGGCAATAGAAGCTGTTTGTGAGGAAACGGCTTTTTCGGGCGGTAAATATGCGGACCGGTTCGATGGAGAATTTGCGGCTTATTGTAACGTGCCTTATGCGGCAGGTGTTAATAACGGCACCTCAGCTTTACACTGTGCCATGGTAGCCCTTGGAATCGGAGCAGGAGATGAAGTGATCGTTCCGGCCAATACCTTCATCGCTACGGCATGGGGAGTGACCTATACAGGTGCGACGCCAATATTCGTAGACTGTACGTGCGATACGTGGGAAATTGATCCGGATAAAATAGAAGAGAAAATAACCGAGAGGACAAAGGCGATTCTCGGTGTACATTTATACGGGCAGCCCTTCGATTTTGACAAGGTAAAGGAAATTGCGGATAAATATCAGTTATTCGTCGTGGAAGATTGTGCGCAGGCTCACGGAGCTGAGTATAAGGGTAAGCTGGTCGGCAGCCTGGGAGAGATGGGGTGCTTTAGCTTTTATCCGGGTAAGAATTTATATGCCTTCGGAGAGGGTGGTAGTGTAACCTGCAGTAAAAAAGAATACTTCGATACCATTACCACGATGAAGAATCAAGGCAGTCAAGTGCGTTATTATCACAATATGGTGGGTTATAATTATAGGTTGGAAGGAATTCAGGGAGCCGTTCTCAGTGTCAGCTTAAAGTATTTGCCTTTTTGGACGGAGCAGCGAAGGGAAATAGGGGCCCGTTACCTTAGCGAAATTACGAATTCGCTTATTACGATGCAGGCGCACCCGGAAGATACCCATCCGGTCTTTCATTTATTTGTGATCACAGTGGATGAACCGGATGATTTTATCGCTTATATGGAGAAAAAAGAAATAGAATGCAATAAGCATTATCCGGTACCTTGCCACTTGCAGAAAGCATACGAAAATCTTGGTTATCAGGAAGGGGATTGCCCGAATGCGGAATATCTGGCATCTCATTGTGTTACCCTTCCGTTGTTTCCGGAAATGGCGGAAGAAGAGGTGGATATGGTAATCGGTGCATGTAATGATTATCCGGGATAA
- a CDS encoding DUF6056 family protein, with translation MRKTWLLHMKKLEEILQKAVTPKTAAVLLTVVYVASLIPLFLIAKYNYPSADDYGISSTCRQVWVDTHSLFLVIGQAALMAWHDYINWMGYFTSIFLMALHPGVFGEQFYFLTTWIMTGIVSFATIYLFRAILVKGFGADKYISHCISIIVLFVSIQCMVGRVEALYWYCGAVNYIVLHGMSLFFFGTLISSVYDKGKKRVWDLTLASVLGFLTGGGNQMTALNVAVVLAAAIILITYRRGWKAKKAISIPMGLFFLGFLLNIAAPGNWVRAGGIAGMNPVKAVFVSFYYCLDYAMGEWTGWPVILMILMLIPLFWHMAGRVVFTFPYPAAAVLFGFCLVSAIITPPLFAVGNIEAGRLQALMYLMYVLVLSLSVGYVTGWARKHIGKMGEKAEAEVSDSRFSLTSIWCLLSCLFFFAFASVLTVIPEPHYFTFTSAITDLSNGSAKAYGEVLRERTEIYNNGSRGILEVEPLPAQPKLLYFDDITEDAQDWKNRGLARYYEIEGVIVKTNVN, from the coding sequence ATGAGAAAGACATGGTTGTTACATATGAAAAAGCTGGAAGAGATTTTGCAGAAAGCAGTTACGCCTAAAACTGCCGCCGTTTTGCTGACGGTAGTGTATGTGGCCAGTTTAATTCCTCTTTTTCTAATAGCCAAGTATAATTATCCGAGTGCGGATGACTATGGAATCAGCTCAACCTGCAGGCAGGTGTGGGTGGACACCCATTCCCTGTTTTTAGTAATCGGGCAGGCTGCCTTGATGGCATGGCACGATTATATTAATTGGATGGGATATTTTACATCTATATTTTTAATGGCGCTTCATCCGGGAGTATTCGGAGAACAGTTCTATTTTCTAACGACATGGATTATGACAGGTATTGTAAGCTTCGCTACGATATATCTTTTTCGGGCAATTCTGGTGAAGGGATTTGGTGCGGATAAATATATAAGCCACTGTATATCTATCATCGTGCTATTCGTTTCGATTCAGTGTATGGTCGGAAGGGTTGAAGCTCTTTATTGGTATTGCGGGGCAGTCAATTATATCGTATTACACGGTATGTCCTTGTTTTTTTTCGGAACGCTTATTTCCTCTGTTTATGACAAGGGGAAGAAACGGGTGTGGGACCTGACGCTCGCTTCTGTGCTCGGCTTTCTGACAGGGGGAGGCAATCAGATGACGGCGCTGAATGTGGCGGTCGTATTGGCAGCAGCAATTATTCTAATCACTTATCGAAGGGGATGGAAGGCGAAGAAAGCGATTTCAATACCGATGGGCTTATTTTTCTTGGGCTTTCTTTTGAATATAGCGGCTCCCGGGAATTGGGTGCGGGCAGGAGGCATAGCGGGTATGAACCCGGTAAAAGCGGTGTTCGTTTCCTTTTATTACTGCCTTGATTATGCGATGGGGGAATGGACGGGATGGCCTGTTATTTTAATGATTCTTATGCTGATTCCTCTCTTCTGGCATATGGCAGGAAGGGTAGTGTTTACATTTCCTTATCCGGCGGCAGCGGTACTATTCGGGTTTTGCCTTGTGTCGGCGATCATAACGCCGCCCCTATTCGCTGTTGGCAATATAGAAGCCGGGAGGCTGCAGGCGCTGATGTATCTGATGTATGTTCTTGTCCTTTCCTTGTCGGTAGGGTATGTTACGGGATGGGCGAGGAAACATATAGGTAAGATGGGAGAGAAAGCGGAGGCAGAAGTTTCCGACAGCAGGTTTTCGTTAACCTCCATATGGTGTCTGTTAAGCTGTCTTTTCTTTTTTGCATTTGCATCGGTATTAACGGTTATACCGGAGCCTCACTATTTTACCTTTACTTCAGCAATAACAGACCTTTCCAATGGCAGTGCGAAAGCGTATGGGGAAGTGCTTAGGGAGAGGACAGAAATATACAACAACGGCAGCCGAGGTATTTTGGAAGTGGAGCCGTTACCGGCACAGCCCAAGCTATTGTATTTCGATGATATTACGGAAGATGCCCAGGATTGGAAGAACAGGGGACTTGCCAGATATTATGAAATAGAAGGAGTTATTGTGAAGACAAACGTAAATTAA
- a CDS encoding glycosyltransferase: MSNETISIHILFPVLNERLRLRGGIEKTMEYLKENVSIPYRLTILDNGSQDETPQIGKELAKKYPEVSYVRVGERGVGVAFRKGIEINQSEIVGYMDIDLSTDIRYLGETIALFHKDPTLQYVNGTRFSKESETSGRKWYRKITSKGLVILLKTIFHMKATDAVCGFTFLRKEAAEKLVAESSKENGWFYTIELLLRAEKAGMNICDMPVEWQEDYNTTVKIFPTIRNYLVQIYKLHKAFMEERKGKQNAKAN; the protein is encoded by the coding sequence GTGAGTAATGAGACAATAAGCATTCATATTTTGTTTCCCGTATTGAATGAGCGGCTGCGGCTGCGAGGTGGGATTGAGAAGACGATGGAATATTTGAAGGAAAATGTATCCATACCATACCGTTTGACGATTCTGGATAACGGTTCCCAGGACGAGACACCGCAGATTGGCAAGGAGCTTGCGAAAAAGTACCCGGAAGTATCTTACGTGCGCGTGGGAGAACGGGGAGTAGGCGTTGCCTTTCGAAAGGGAATTGAAATAAATCAAAGTGAAATTGTAGGATATATGGACATTGATCTGTCCACAGATATTAGATATCTCGGAGAAACAATCGCATTATTTCATAAGGATCCGACACTGCAATATGTAAATGGCACGAGATTCAGTAAGGAATCGGAGACAAGCGGCAGGAAGTGGTATCGTAAAATCACATCCAAAGGATTGGTCATTCTATTAAAAACTATTTTTCATATGAAAGCTACAGATGCAGTTTGTGGTTTTACCTTTTTGCGAAAGGAAGCGGCAGAAAAGCTGGTGGCCGAAAGCAGTAAGGAAAATGGTTGGTTCTATACGATAGAGCTTCTGCTTCGTGCGGAGAAGGCGGGTATGAACATCTGCGATATGCCGGTGGAGTGGCAAGAGGATTACAATACTACGGTCAAGATTTTTCCGACGATACGCAATTACCTCGTGCAGATATACAAGCTGCACAAGGCCTTTATGGAGGAGAGGAAGGGGAAGCAGAATGCTAAAGCGAATTGA